Proteins encoded by one window of Candidatus Sericytochromatia bacterium:
- a CDS encoding OmpH family outer membrane protein: MSSRLSVRLRLTLIALASAACSLGFAPAASALTIGYVDTAKVLLSYRGARDAQGKMQAELVKYQQAFGERQKKIAEAQKSGKTPSELQKMTEEFERELKPLKDKAMSLEARLSGDVKTRIEAVIHRVAAERKLDLVLDKAAVLHGGVDITPEVIKGLK, encoded by the coding sequence ATGTCGTCGCGCCTCTCCGTCCGCCTTCGCCTGACCCTGATCGCACTTGCCTCCGCTGCTTGCAGTTTGGGCTTCGCTCCCGCCGCCTCCGCCTTGACGATCGGTTACGTCGACACGGCCAAGGTGCTGCTGAGCTACCGGGGTGCCCGCGATGCCCAGGGAAAGATGCAAGCTGAGCTGGTGAAGTATCAGCAAGCCTTCGGCGAACGTCAGAAAAAGATCGCCGAAGCGCAGAAATCGGGCAAGACGCCCAGCGAGCTCCAGAAGATGACGGAGGAATTCGAACGGGAACTGAAACCATTGAAGGACAAGGCCATGAGCCTGGAGGCTCGCCTGTCCGGTGACGTCAAGACGCGCATTGAAGCTGTCATTCACCGCGTGGCGGCAGAACGCAAGCTGGACCTGGTGCTGGACAAAGCAGCCGTGCTGCACGGCGGCGTGGACATCACCCCCGAGGTGATCAAAGGCCTCAAGTAG